In Curtobacterium sp. L6-1, a genomic segment contains:
- a CDS encoding Pls/PosA family non-ribosomal peptide synthetase has translation MTNPTQQELDRGALAAPARTLLDVLTATAEAHPDALALETPEGPLDYRALLDLVHGRAHDLARHGVRRGDRVGVRVPSGGRDLSVSILAVLAAGAAYVPVDADDPEERATLVFGEAGVVGVIGAGGVLADRDGTTLPVVDPAARAEAPTTDDDAWIIFTSGSTGVPKGVAVTHRSAAAFVDAEARMFLQGAPLGPGDRVLAGLSVAFDASCEEMWLAWGHGACLVPAPRSLVKSGVDLGPWLIAHGITVVSTVPTLAALWPDDALESVRLVIFGGEACPPELAARIASRDREVWNTYGPTEATVVACGALLDGSSPVRIGLPLDGWDLAVVDAEGQRVAPGQVGELVIGGVGLGRYLDPAKDAEKYAPFPELGWDRAYRSGDLVRYDPEGLVFQGRADDQVKLGGRRIELGEIDAALQALDDVAGGAAVVQRTPAGNQVLVGYVAPVAGATIDTAAANDRLRRELPAALVPLLAVVDHLPTRTSGKVDRAALPWPLEGAVGADLPPTVAWIAERWSAILGVPVADVDDDFFAHGGGSLTAAQLVSAIRERYPTTTVADVYDHPRIGALAAALDESGPVAAASRDVAPVPPRTGLLLTLLGLPLQVLRGLRLLSWTALVAAVLHATTMPFLPVLPWPVLVLALLLFVTPAGKMTITVVAARLLLAGVRPGDHPRGGSVHVRVWLAERIAEAVDGPSTAGAPWISYYARALGATIGRDVDLHTLPPVTGMLTVGKRASIEPEVDLAGHWVDGDVFRLGPVHVGADAVVHSRSTLMPGARVGDGAEVEAGSAVAGAVPAGERWAGSPAERVGSARHGREARPASPKRWLLAYGAGSVAVAGLPVVGVAAGLAVAAAVVGRPASLGAAVGPALLAVPLTTVVAGLVYAALVVAAVRLLGLGLTEGRHPVRSRTGWQAWSTERILDAARTLLFPLYASLVTPLWLRLLGAKVGRDTEISTVLLIPALTQIASGAFLADDTMVATYELGGGRVKIGRSKVGRRAFLGNSGMTGAGRSVPREALVAVLSAVPKKAKRGSSWLGSPPVRLRRAATQFDEERTFRPPRRLKVARGAWELLRLVAPMVSAAIGLGVAVTFLALWDTVGIGWTVLLAGPVLIVAGAVAAAVSTLAKWGFVGRITATEHPLWSSFVWRNEVQDTFVETVARPWFAEQAIGTPALAAWLRSLGATIGRGVWCETYWLPEADLVTIGDGATIARGTVVQTHLFHDRVMQLDTVTLDAGATLGPHGVVLPAAGIGPGATVGPASLVMRGEQVPGGTLWAGNPIGPWEHPPWRTTPDPVDGKRAETPSPVGAVAD, from the coding sequence GTGACGAACCCCACGCAGCAGGAACTCGACCGCGGTGCCCTGGCCGCACCGGCCCGGACCCTGCTCGACGTGCTCACCGCCACCGCTGAGGCGCACCCCGACGCCCTCGCGCTCGAGACCCCCGAGGGACCGCTCGACTACCGCGCCCTCCTCGACCTCGTGCACGGACGCGCCCACGACCTCGCCCGGCACGGCGTCCGCCGCGGTGACCGGGTCGGCGTCCGCGTCCCCTCGGGCGGCCGCGACCTGTCCGTGTCGATCCTCGCCGTCCTCGCCGCGGGAGCCGCCTACGTCCCCGTCGACGCCGACGACCCCGAGGAACGCGCCACCCTCGTCTTCGGCGAAGCGGGGGTCGTCGGCGTGATCGGCGCCGGCGGGGTCCTCGCCGACCGCGACGGCACCACGCTGCCCGTCGTCGACCCCGCCGCGCGCGCCGAGGCACCGACGACCGACGACGACGCGTGGATCATCTTCACCTCCGGCTCGACCGGGGTCCCCAAGGGCGTCGCCGTCACCCACCGCTCCGCCGCGGCCTTCGTCGACGCCGAGGCACGGATGTTCCTGCAGGGCGCGCCGCTCGGCCCCGGCGACCGGGTGCTCGCCGGCCTCAGCGTCGCGTTCGACGCCTCCTGCGAGGAGATGTGGCTCGCCTGGGGCCACGGCGCCTGCCTCGTGCCCGCCCCGCGCTCGCTGGTGAAGAGCGGCGTCGACCTCGGCCCGTGGCTCATCGCGCACGGCATCACCGTCGTGTCCACCGTCCCCACCCTCGCCGCGCTCTGGCCCGACGACGCGCTCGAGTCCGTCCGCCTGGTCATCTTCGGCGGCGAGGCCTGCCCGCCCGAACTCGCCGCCCGCATCGCCTCCCGCGACCGCGAGGTGTGGAACACCTACGGCCCGACCGAGGCCACCGTCGTCGCCTGCGGAGCCCTGCTCGACGGCAGCAGCCCCGTCCGGATCGGCCTGCCGCTCGACGGCTGGGACCTCGCGGTCGTCGACGCCGAGGGGCAGCGTGTCGCCCCCGGGCAGGTCGGCGAACTCGTCATCGGCGGCGTCGGGCTCGGCCGCTACCTCGACCCCGCCAAGGACGCCGAGAAGTACGCGCCGTTCCCCGAGCTCGGCTGGGACCGGGCCTACCGGAGCGGCGACCTCGTCCGTTACGACCCCGAGGGCCTCGTGTTCCAGGGACGTGCCGACGACCAGGTGAAGCTCGGCGGCCGCCGCATCGAGCTCGGCGAGATCGACGCCGCGCTCCAGGCCCTCGACGACGTCGCCGGCGGGGCCGCGGTCGTGCAGCGCACCCCCGCCGGCAACCAGGTCCTCGTCGGCTACGTCGCGCCCGTCGCCGGCGCGACCATCGACACCGCCGCCGCGAACGACCGCCTCCGCCGTGAACTGCCCGCCGCGCTCGTGCCGCTCCTGGCCGTCGTCGACCACCTGCCGACCCGGACGTCCGGCAAGGTCGACCGCGCCGCCCTGCCCTGGCCGCTCGAGGGTGCCGTCGGCGCCGACCTGCCGCCCACCGTCGCGTGGATCGCGGAACGCTGGTCCGCGATCCTCGGTGTGCCGGTCGCCGACGTCGACGACGACTTCTTCGCGCACGGCGGCGGCTCCCTGACGGCCGCACAGCTCGTGTCGGCGATCCGCGAGCGCTACCCGACCACGACCGTCGCCGACGTCTACGACCACCCCCGCATCGGCGCGCTCGCGGCAGCGCTCGACGAGTCCGGGCCGGTCGCCGCAGCCTCCCGCGACGTGGCACCGGTGCCGCCGCGGACCGGGCTGCTCCTGACGCTGCTCGGCCTGCCGCTCCAGGTGCTCCGCGGGCTCCGGCTGCTCAGCTGGACGGCCCTGGTCGCCGCGGTCCTGCACGCCACCACGATGCCGTTCCTGCCGGTGCTGCCCTGGCCGGTCCTCGTGCTCGCCCTCCTGCTCTTCGTCACCCCGGCGGGGAAGATGACGATCACGGTCGTCGCCGCCCGGCTCCTGCTCGCCGGCGTCCGCCCCGGGGACCACCCGCGCGGCGGCTCCGTGCACGTGCGGGTCTGGCTCGCCGAGCGCATCGCGGAGGCCGTCGACGGACCCTCGACCGCCGGGGCGCCCTGGATCAGCTACTACGCCCGGGCCCTCGGGGCGACGATCGGCCGCGACGTCGACCTGCACACGCTGCCGCCGGTCACCGGCATGCTCACCGTCGGCAAGCGCGCCTCGATCGAACCCGAGGTGGACCTCGCCGGGCACTGGGTCGACGGCGACGTCTTCCGGCTCGGCCCGGTGCACGTCGGCGCCGACGCGGTCGTGCACAGCCGCTCCACCCTCATGCCCGGTGCGCGGGTCGGCGACGGTGCCGAGGTCGAGGCCGGCTCCGCCGTCGCGGGAGCCGTCCCCGCCGGGGAACGGTGGGCGGGCTCCCCCGCCGAACGCGTCGGGTCCGCACGCCACGGCCGGGAGGCGCGCCCCGCCTCCCCGAAGCGCTGGCTGCTCGCGTACGGGGCCGGCTCGGTCGCGGTCGCCGGGCTGCCCGTCGTCGGCGTCGCGGCCGGGCTCGCGGTCGCCGCCGCCGTGGTCGGCCGTCCCGCGTCCCTCGGCGCCGCCGTCGGACCCGCCCTGCTCGCCGTCCCCCTCACCACGGTCGTCGCCGGGCTGGTCTACGCCGCCCTCGTGGTCGCCGCCGTCCGCCTGCTCGGCCTCGGGCTCACCGAGGGTCGGCACCCGGTGCGCTCCCGGACCGGCTGGCAGGCGTGGAGCACCGAACGGATCCTCGACGCCGCCCGCACGCTGCTGTTCCCGCTGTACGCGAGCCTCGTGACGCCGCTGTGGCTCCGGCTGCTCGGCGCGAAGGTCGGGCGGGACACCGAGATCTCCACCGTCCTGCTGATCCCCGCGCTGACGCAGATCGCGTCCGGCGCGTTCCTCGCCGACGACACGATGGTCGCCACCTACGAGCTCGGCGGCGGCCGCGTGAAGATCGGTCGCTCGAAGGTCGGTCGGCGGGCGTTCCTCGGCAACTCCGGCATGACCGGCGCCGGGCGCTCGGTCCCCCGCGAGGCCCTCGTCGCGGTGCTGTCCGCCGTGCCGAAGAAGGCCAAGCGCGGCTCCTCGTGGCTCGGCAGTCCCCCGGTCCGGCTCCGCCGCGCCGCCACGCAGTTCGACGAGGAGCGCACCTTCCGTCCGCCGCGCCGCCTCAAGGTCGCCCGCGGTGCGTGGGAGCTGCTGCGGCTCGTGGCACCGATGGTGTCCGCGGCGATCGGGCTCGGCGTCGCCGTGACCTTCCTCGCGCTCTGGGACACCGTCGGCATCGGCTGGACGGTCCTGCTCGCCGGCCCGGTGCTCATCGTCGCCGGAGCCGTGGCCGCCGCGGTGTCGACGCTCGCGAAGTGGGGCTTCGTCGGCCGGATCACCGCCACCGAGCACCCGCTGTGGTCGTCGTTCGTCTGGCGCAACGAGGTGCAGGACACCTTCGTGGAGACCGTCGCACGGCCGTGGTTCGCCGAGCAGGCCATCGGCACGCCGGCACTCGCCGCCTGGCTCCGGAGCCTCGGGGCGACGATCGGCCGCGGGGTCTGGTGTGAGACGTACTGGCTGCCCGAGGCCGACCTCGTCACCATCGGCGACGGCGCGACGATCGCCCGCGGCACCGTCGTGCAGACCCACCTGTTCCACGACCGCGTGATGCAGCTCGACACGGTCACGCTGGACGCCGGCGCGACGCTCGGTCCGCACGGCGTGGTGCTGCCCGCCGCCGGCATCGGCCCCGGCGCGACCGTCGGCCCGGCGTCCCTCGTGATGCGCGGCGAGCAGGTGCCCGGCGGGACGCTGTGGGCCGGCAACCCCATCGGCCCGTGGGAGCACCCGCCGTGGCGGACCACCCCGGACCCGGTGGACGGGAAGCGCGCGGAGACCCCGAGCCCCGTCGGCGCCGTGGCAGACTGA
- the lysA gene encoding diaminopimelate decarboxylase, giving the protein MSENPLAPPRLRFPTDASDLVGRIWPASATRTDEGTLAVGGVAADDLVARFGSPLYVVDERDVQSRAVRVRTAFTDAFARIGTRAHVYYAAKAFWTTHVARWMADADLRLDVCTMGEMAVALAAGVDPALMGFHGNDKSDAEIERAVSIGLGTIVLDSHEEIGRVARAAADAGVVQRVRIRINSGVHASTHEFLATAREDQKFGIPLSEAVRAATAVRAEPSLAFVGLHSHIGSQIFDDSGFREAARRLMDVHATLVADGPVPELNLGGGWGIDYTEADSALAPEDVADALAAIIEDECSSRGIPVPEIAVEPGRYIVGPAGVTLYRVGTIKPVTVETGAGGTATRTYVSVDGGMSDNVRPALYGADYTARLARTSDADPVLTRVVGKHCESGDVVVHDEYLPGDVQRGDLLAVAATGAYCWSLASNYNHVGRPPVVAVADGAARILVRGETVDDLLARDTGVAPVPDTGADR; this is encoded by the coding sequence GTGAGCGAGAACCCCCTTGCGCCGCCGCGGCTGCGGTTCCCGACGGACGCCTCCGACCTGGTGGGACGGATCTGGCCCGCGTCGGCGACGCGGACCGACGAGGGCACGTTGGCCGTCGGTGGTGTCGCCGCCGACGACCTGGTCGCCCGCTTCGGGTCGCCGCTCTACGTCGTCGACGAGCGTGACGTCCAGTCCCGTGCCGTCCGCGTGCGCACCGCCTTCACCGACGCCTTCGCGCGCATCGGGACCCGGGCGCACGTCTACTACGCGGCGAAGGCCTTCTGGACGACGCACGTCGCGCGCTGGATGGCCGACGCCGACCTCCGCCTCGACGTCTGCACGATGGGGGAGATGGCGGTCGCCCTGGCCGCGGGCGTCGACCCCGCGCTGATGGGCTTCCACGGCAACGACAAGTCCGACGCCGAGATCGAGCGCGCGGTGTCGATCGGCCTCGGCACGATCGTGCTCGACAGCCACGAGGAGATCGGTCGCGTGGCCCGGGCCGCCGCAGACGCCGGTGTGGTCCAGCGTGTCCGGATCCGGATCAACAGCGGGGTGCACGCCTCGACGCACGAGTTCCTGGCGACGGCGCGCGAGGACCAGAAGTTCGGCATCCCGCTGTCCGAGGCCGTGCGGGCCGCGACGGCCGTGCGCGCCGAACCGTCGCTCGCGTTCGTCGGGCTGCACTCGCACATCGGCTCGCAGATCTTCGACGACAGTGGGTTCCGCGAGGCCGCCCGTCGGCTCATGGACGTGCACGCCACGCTCGTCGCCGACGGCCCGGTGCCCGAGCTCAACCTCGGCGGCGGCTGGGGCATCGACTACACCGAGGCAGACTCCGCCCTCGCGCCCGAGGACGTCGCCGACGCCCTCGCCGCGATCATCGAGGACGAGTGCTCGTCCCGCGGCATCCCGGTGCCCGAGATCGCGGTGGAGCCCGGTCGGTACATCGTCGGCCCCGCGGGCGTCACGCTCTACCGTGTCGGCACGATCAAGCCCGTCACCGTCGAGACCGGCGCGGGCGGCACGGCGACGCGCACGTACGTGTCGGTCGACGGCGGCATGAGCGACAACGTCCGCCCGGCCCTGTACGGCGCCGACTACACCGCCCGGCTCGCCCGGACGTCGGACGCCGACCCGGTGCTCACCCGCGTCGTCGGGAAGCACTGCGAGAGCGGCGACGTCGTCGTCCACGACGAGTACCTGCCCGGCGACGTGCAGCGCGGGGACCTCCTAGCCGTCGCCGCGACGGGTGCCTACTGCTGGAGCCTGGCGAGCAACTACAACCACGTCGGCCGCCCGCCGGTCGTCGCGGTCGCCGACGGGGCAGCCCGTATCCTCGTGCGGGGCGAGACGGTCGACGACCTCCTCGCCCGCGACACCGGCGTCGCCCCGGTGCCCGACACCGGTGCCGACCGCTGA
- a CDS encoding LmeA family phospholipid-binding protein, whose product MSSAPTTGRPRKRRGRRFAIVLVVVLLVVAALVVVAEFVLRGVVDRTVAEQVEQSLPEGTTGQVDAHVDGVVIPQLVRGTLDRVDITSDRLTVDGIPLAADVTAHDVPVDGAGDVRDVDGTVRLAAGAVKDLSKYSPLFERVRLIDGGVELRGSASVLGFRIGYAADGSVAVQRDGRGVTITPETVRITNSSLGLKVDDIPGVSDVPVPVCTAQFLPEQLRIRSLDLTKSAAAVRITADRLPLDEAGLRTTGRC is encoded by the coding sequence GTGTCGTCCGCACCCACCACCGGCCGCCCCCGGAAGCGTCGCGGTCGCAGGTTCGCGATCGTCCTGGTCGTCGTGCTGCTCGTCGTCGCCGCGCTCGTCGTGGTGGCCGAGTTCGTCCTGCGCGGCGTCGTCGACCGCACGGTCGCCGAGCAGGTCGAGCAGTCGCTGCCGGAGGGCACGACCGGGCAGGTGGACGCCCACGTCGACGGCGTCGTCATCCCGCAGCTCGTGCGGGGCACGCTCGACCGGGTCGACATCACCTCGGACCGGCTCACGGTGGACGGCATCCCGCTGGCGGCGGACGTGACCGCGCACGACGTCCCGGTGGACGGCGCCGGCGACGTGCGGGACGTCGACGGCACCGTCCGGCTCGCGGCGGGCGCGGTCAAGGACCTGTCGAAGTACTCCCCGCTGTTCGAGCGGGTCCGCCTGATCGACGGCGGCGTCGAGCTGCGCGGCAGTGCCTCCGTCCTCGGCTTCCGCATCGGGTACGCCGCCGACGGCTCGGTCGCGGTCCAGCGGGACGGCCGCGGTGTCACGATCACGCCGGAGACGGTGCGCATCACGAACTCCTCGCTCGGTCTCAAGGTGGACGACATCCCGGGCGTCTCCGACGTGCCGGTGCCGGTGTGCACGGCTCAGTTCCTGCCGGAGCAGCTCCGCATCCGTTCGCTCGACCTCACGAAGTCGGCCGCGGCGGTCCGGATCACGGCCGACCGCCTGCCCCTCGACGAGGCGGGCCTGCGCACCACCGGTCGCTGCTGA
- a CDS encoding homoserine dehydrogenase, whose product MIEYRNVRVALLGAGSVGSQVARLLLEHGPELATRAGAGLELVGIAVRDVDAPRDVDLPRELFTTDAESLILEADIVVELIGGIEPARTLVLQALQSGADVVTGNKALLATHGPELFGAAEQVGAQLYYEAAVAGAIPIIRPLHDSLAGDRIERIMGIVNGTTNFILDLMDREGATFADALATATELGYAEADPTADVEGYDAAQKAAILASLAFHTSVPLAAVHREGITSVTIEQVRAARKAGYVVKILATCERLTDAEGREGVSARVYPALVPESHPLASVHGAKNAVFVEAEAAGDLMFYGAGAGGVETASAVLGDLVSAARRHVIGGPGVAESTQSALPVFPIGTVRTRYQISLHVSDAPGVLSTVAGVLAHHGVSVETVEQTTTGAAEGTATLVIGTHLAREADLADTVAALRGEDVVRDVTSVLRVVGV is encoded by the coding sequence ATGATCGAATACCGCAACGTCCGCGTCGCGCTGCTCGGAGCCGGCTCGGTCGGCTCCCAGGTCGCCCGACTCCTGCTCGAGCACGGACCGGAACTCGCCACGCGTGCCGGCGCCGGTCTGGAGCTGGTCGGGATCGCCGTGCGCGACGTCGACGCACCGCGGGACGTCGACCTGCCGCGCGAGCTCTTCACGACGGACGCCGAGTCGTTGATCCTGGAGGCCGACATCGTCGTCGAGCTCATCGGTGGGATCGAGCCGGCACGAACCCTCGTGTTGCAGGCGCTGCAGTCCGGCGCGGACGTCGTCACGGGCAACAAGGCACTCCTCGCCACGCACGGCCCGGAGCTGTTCGGCGCTGCCGAGCAGGTCGGCGCACAGCTCTACTACGAGGCCGCCGTGGCCGGTGCGATCCCGATCATCCGGCCGCTGCACGACTCGCTCGCGGGGGACCGCATCGAGCGGATCATGGGCATCGTCAACGGCACCACGAACTTCATCCTCGACCTGATGGACCGCGAGGGCGCGACGTTCGCCGACGCGCTGGCGACGGCGACCGAGCTCGGGTACGCCGAGGCCGACCCGACCGCCGACGTCGAGGGGTACGACGCCGCGCAGAAGGCCGCCATCCTGGCCTCGCTCGCGTTCCACACCTCGGTCCCGCTGGCCGCCGTGCACCGCGAGGGCATCACGTCGGTGACCATCGAGCAGGTCCGTGCCGCGCGCAAGGCCGGCTACGTCGTGAAGATCCTCGCCACGTGCGAGCGCCTCACCGACGCCGAGGGCCGCGAGGGCGTCAGCGCCCGTGTCTACCCGGCGCTCGTCCCCGAGTCGCACCCCCTCGCGAGCGTGCACGGCGCGAAGAACGCCGTCTTCGTCGAGGCCGAGGCGGCCGGCGACCTCATGTTCTACGGAGCCGGTGCCGGCGGCGTCGAGACCGCGTCGGCCGTCCTCGGTGACCTGGTGTCCGCCGCCCGTCGGCACGTCATCGGCGGTCCCGGCGTGGCGGAGTCGACCCAGTCGGCGCTGCCGGTCTTCCCGATCGGCACGGTCCGCACCCGGTACCAGATCTCGTTGCACGTCTCGGACGCCCCGGGCGTGCTCTCGACGGTCGCCGGCGTCCTGGCGCACCACGGCGTCAGCGTCGAGACCGTCGAGCAGACCACCACGGGCGCCGCCGAGGGCACGGCCACGCTCGTGATCGGCACGCACCTCGCCCGCGAGGCCGACCTGGCCGACACCGTCGCCGCGCTCCGCGGCGAGGACGTCGTCCGTGACGTGACCAGCGTCCTGCGCGTCGTCGGCGTCTGA
- the argS gene encoding arginine--tRNA ligase, translating to MTPVELSAAYLSILTGIVERRGAADTVTVQESHAALERPKNRAHGDWASNAAMQLAKRLGTNPRELATEIAGELTELDGVASVDVAGPGFINITLEAAAAGEVARTVVEQGTAYGHGDLYDGVRIDLEFVSANPTGPIHMGGVRWAAVGDSLARVFQAQGALVTREYYFNDHGSQIDRFARSLVASALGEPTPEDGYGGAYIGEIAARVIATYDGDVADLPRDEAQELFRREGVEFMFADIKHSLHEFGVDFDVYFHENELHESKAVERAIERLRENGHMYEAEGAQWLRTTDFGDDRDRVVIKSDGEPAYIAGDLAYYLDKRERGFERNLIMLGADHHGYVGRMMAMCAAFGDEPGKNLEILIGQMVNLLKDGEPMRMSKRNGTIVTMEDLVDAVGVDAGRYSLVRFASDTAIDIDLDLLVKRTNDNPVFTVQYAHARTQSVARNAAAAGVDRSVFDASLLTHETESALLGALAEYPRVLRQAAELREPHRIARFIEQLAGLYHRWYDSCRVTPLGDEPVTDLHRTRLWVNDATGQVVRNGLGLLGVSAPDRM from the coding sequence GTGACTCCTGTCGAACTCTCCGCTGCCTACCTGTCGATCCTCACGGGCATCGTCGAGCGCCGAGGCGCTGCCGACACGGTGACGGTCCAGGAGTCGCACGCGGCCCTCGAACGCCCGAAGAACCGGGCACACGGGGACTGGGCGTCGAACGCGGCCATGCAGCTCGCGAAGCGGCTCGGCACGAACCCGCGCGAGCTGGCGACCGAGATCGCCGGCGAGCTGACCGAGCTCGACGGCGTCGCCTCGGTCGACGTGGCCGGGCCCGGGTTCATCAACATCACGCTCGAGGCCGCTGCGGCGGGCGAGGTCGCCCGCACCGTGGTCGAGCAGGGGACGGCCTACGGGCACGGCGACCTGTACGACGGGGTCCGCATCGACCTCGAGTTCGTGTCGGCGAACCCGACCGGGCCGATCCACATGGGCGGTGTCCGCTGGGCCGCGGTGGGCGACAGCCTGGCCCGCGTGTTCCAGGCGCAGGGCGCGCTCGTGACGCGTGAGTACTACTTCAACGACCACGGCAGCCAGATCGACCGCTTCGCTCGCTCGCTCGTCGCTTCGGCGCTGGGTGAGCCCACGCCGGAGGACGGCTACGGCGGCGCCTACATCGGCGAGATCGCCGCCCGCGTCATCGCGACGTACGACGGCGACGTCGCCGACCTGCCGCGGGACGAGGCCCAGGAGCTGTTCCGGCGCGAGGGCGTCGAGTTCATGTTCGCCGACATCAAGCACTCGCTGCACGAGTTCGGCGTCGACTTCGACGTGTACTTCCACGAGAACGAGCTGCACGAGTCGAAGGCGGTCGAGCGCGCGATCGAGCGGCTCCGCGAGAACGGCCACATGTACGAGGCCGAGGGTGCGCAGTGGCTCCGGACGACCGACTTCGGTGACGACCGCGACCGCGTCGTGATCAAGTCCGACGGTGAGCCCGCGTACATCGCCGGCGACCTGGCGTACTACCTCGACAAGCGCGAGCGCGGCTTCGAGCGGAACCTCATCATGCTCGGCGCGGACCACCACGGCTACGTCGGCCGCATGATGGCGATGTGCGCCGCGTTCGGCGACGAGCCGGGCAAGAACCTCGAGATCCTCATCGGGCAGATGGTCAACCTGCTCAAGGATGGCGAGCCGATGCGGATGTCGAAGCGCAACGGCACGATCGTCACGATGGAGGACCTGGTCGACGCGGTCGGTGTGGACGCGGGGCGGTACTCGCTCGTGCGCTTCGCCAGCGACACCGCGATCGACATCGACCTCGACCTGCTCGTCAAGCGGACGAACGACAACCCGGTCTTCACCGTGCAGTACGCCCACGCCCGCACGCAGTCGGTCGCGCGCAACGCCGCGGCCGCCGGTGTCGACCGGTCGGTGTTCGACGCGTCCCTGCTCACGCACGAGACCGAGAGCGCCCTGCTCGGCGCCCTCGCCGAGTACCCGCGGGTGCTGCGTCAGGCGGCCGAGCTCCGCGAGCCGCACCGCATCGCGCGCTTCATCGAGCAGCTCGCCGGGCTGTACCACCGCTGGTACGACTCCTGCCGGGTCACGCCGCTCGGCGACGAGCCGGTGACCGACCTGCACCGCACCCGCCTCTGGGTGAACGACGCCACCGGGCAGGTCGTCCGCAACGGCCTGGGCCTGCTCGGCGTCAGCGCACCCGACCGGATGTGA